One genomic window of Entelurus aequoreus isolate RoL-2023_Sb linkage group LG07, RoL_Eaeq_v1.1, whole genome shotgun sequence includes the following:
- the LOC133653013 gene encoding molybdate-anion transporter-like, whose protein sequence is MLVTAYLAIFLLLLLCAGLELAARRLTPPQLTQTAAANPAFVRFQSVFLRAYLLALWADWLQGPYLYKLYRHYSFLESQIAIIYVCGLASSVLFAPFSGWLPQALGRRQTCLLFCLTYSACCLTKLSRDYFVLIVGRILGGLSTSLLSTTFEAWYVQRHVNVHDFPKEWIPSTFNKAATWNHGLAVGAGLMANLLAEWLHLGPVAPFLLAVPCLLCCAWVVVTDWGKEEAEGPESDKQMLLLGAPNGGLTRPSAKARFSRSCHDGLRCLLSDKRVMLLGGVQALFESVLYIFVFLWTPVLDPHGPPLGIVFSCLMAASMAGSLMYRLATSSHYRLQPGHVLCLAVLMAFFSLYMLTFSTAPGQPRPHESFLAFLLLELACGLYFPAVSFLQSRVIPEEKRAGVLAWFRLPLHLLACLGLLALHGEVSGTGGGEDGGGTRHMFGGCAVMMLAALMAVVGLFTIGRNDSDLRLEGAKGEGEM, encoded by the coding sequence ATGTTGGTGACAGCATACCTTGCCATATTCCTGCTGCTTCTCCTGTGTGCTGGCCTGGAGCTCGCAGCACGTCGTCTCACCCCACCTCAGCTGACTCAGACGGCTGCAGCCAACCCAGCCTTCGTCCGCTTCCAGAGCGTCTTCCTCCGGGCCTATCTGTTGGCCCTATGGGCGGACTGGCTCCAGGGTCCTTACCTGTATAAGCTCTACCGCCACTACAGCTTCTTGGAGTCCCAGATAGCCATCATTTATGTATGTGGCTTGGCCTCTTCTGTGTTGTTTGCTCCTTTTTCAGGATGGCTCCCCCAAGCTTTGGGCCGCAGACAGACTTGTCTGCTCTTCTGTCTGACTTACTCTGCTTGCTGCCTCACCAAGCTGTCCAGGGACTATTTTGTTTTGATCGTAGGTCGCATCCTGGGAGGTCTGTCCACATCCTTGCTCTCCACCACATTTGAGGCCTGGTATGTCCAACGGCATGTCAACGTCCACGATTTCCCCAAGGAGTGGATCCCCAGCACCTTCAACAAAGCTGCCACGTGGAACCATGGGCTCGCCGTGGGAGCTGGCTTAATGGCTAACTTGCTAGCTGAGTGGCTCCACTTGGGGCCGGTGGCGCCCTTCCTCCTGGCTGTCCCCTGTTTGCTGTGCTGTGCCTGGGTGGTGGTAACAGACTGGGGTAAGGAAGAAGCAGAAGGACCTGAAAGTGACAAACAGATGCTTCTTCTAGGCGCTCCAAATGGAGGTTTGACCCGTCCATCCGCAAAAGCCCGGTTCTCACGCAGCTGCCATGATGGACTTCGGTGTTTGCTTTCAGACAAGAGAGTCATGCTCCTGGGTGGCGTACAGGCTCTATTTGAAAGTGTCCTCtacatctttgtttttttgtggACCCCGGTACTGGACCCTCACGGACCTCCTTTGGGAATAGTGTTCTCCTGTCTGATGGCTGCCAGTATGGCTGGCTCCTTGATGTACCGCCTAGCCACCTCCTCACACTATCGTCTACAGCCCGGCCATGTACTCTGTTTGGCCGTTTTGATGGCCTTCTTCTCTttatacatgctaactttttccacCGCGCCAGGACAACCAAGACCGCATGAATCTTTCCTTGCTTTCCTGCTGCTGGAGCTGGCATGTGGACTTTACTTCCCCGCAGTCAGCTTCCTCCAGAGCAGGGTGATTCCCGAGGAGAAGCGGGCTGGAGTGCTGGCCTGGTTCCGCCTACCTCTGCACCTGCTGGCCTGTCTGGGTCTGCTGGCGCTCCACGGCGAGGTGTCGGGGACAGGGGGCGGGGAGGACGGCGGCGGTACCAGACACATGTTTGGAGGCTGTGCAGTCATGATGCTGGCGGCTTTGATGGCTGTTGTTGGTCTGTTCACGATAGGCAGGAACGACTCGGACCTCAGACTTGAGGGAGCCAAGGGAGAGGGCGAGATGTAG
- the LOC133653654 gene encoding protein lifeguard 2-like isoform X1, whose translation MTQGKPALASKAPGDSSSGQSSVSPSPPSYEEATAGSSEPCYNDVETLTEFTWDDRNIRRIFIRKVYAILMIQLLVTFAIVSLFTFCDPVKDYIQTNPGWYWASYGVFFVTYLTLSCCSAPRRQFPWNLILLAIFTLALSYMTGMLSSFYNTKSVVMCLGITTAVCLLVTILSFQTKVDVTSYQGVLLIFCIVMFISGLVLAAVLPFQYVPWLDTTYAVLGAILFTMFLAFDTQLLMGNKRYTISPEEYIFATLNIYLDIVYIFSFFLQIFGTRRE comes from the exons ATGACACAGGGCAAG CCTGCGCTCGCCAGCAAGGCCCCCGGTGACTCATCCAGTGGGCAGTCCTCAGTGTCCCCATCTCCCCCTAGTTATGAGGAAGCTACTGCAG GTTCAAGTGAACCTTGCTACAATGACGTTGAGACGCTCACAGAGTTCACTTGGGATGATCGGAACATCCGAAGGATCTTCATACGTAAg GTTTATGCCATCCTGATGATCCAGCTCTTAGTGACCTTTGCTATTGTGTCTCTTTTCACTTTCTG tgatCCAGTGAAGGACTACATTCAAACCAACCCAGGATGGTATTGGGCCTCTTA CGGAGTGTTTTTCGTGACATATTTGACTTTGTCTTGCTGCTCTGCACCGAG GAGACAATTTCCATGGAATTTGATCCTGCTCGCCATCTTT ACACTTGCTCTATCCTACATGACAGGGATGTTGTCCAG CTTCTACAACACCAAGTCAGTGGTTATGTGTTTGGGCATCACAACTGCAGTCTGTCTCCTGGTCACAATCTTGAGTTTCCAAACTAag GTTGACGTGACATCATATCAAGGTGTGCTCCTCATCTTCTGTATTGTCATGTTTATCTCTGGACTGGTGCTTGCTGCGGTTCTTCCATTTCAATAT GTACCTTGGTTGGATACTACCTATGCCGTTTTGGGAGCCATATTGTTCACCATG TTTTTGGCATTTGACACCCAGCTCCTCATGGGGAACAAACGCTACACCATCAGCCCAGAAGAGTATATTTTTGCTACACTCAACATCTACCTGGATATAGTCTATATATTCTCCTTCTTCCTCCAGATTTTTGGAACAAGACGCgagtaa
- the LOC133653654 gene encoding protein lifeguard 2-like isoform X2, producing MRKLLQVGHEKKKKKTTALDFAGVPNNVAGSSEPCYNDVETLTEFTWDDRNIRRIFIRKVYAILMIQLLVTFAIVSLFTFCDPVKDYIQTNPGWYWASYGVFFVTYLTLSCCSAPRRQFPWNLILLAIFTLALSYMTGMLSSFYNTKSVVMCLGITTAVCLLVTILSFQTKVDVTSYQGVLLIFCIVMFISGLVLAAVLPFQYVPWLDTTYAVLGAILFTMFLAFDTQLLMGNKRYTISPEEYIFATLNIYLDIVYIFSFFLQIFGTRRE from the exons ATGAGGAAGCTACTGCAG GTggggcatgaaaaaaaaaaaaagaaaaccactgcattagattttgcaggcgtacctaataaTGTGGCTG GTTCAAGTGAACCTTGCTACAATGACGTTGAGACGCTCACAGAGTTCACTTGGGATGATCGGAACATCCGAAGGATCTTCATACGTAAg GTTTATGCCATCCTGATGATCCAGCTCTTAGTGACCTTTGCTATTGTGTCTCTTTTCACTTTCTG tgatCCAGTGAAGGACTACATTCAAACCAACCCAGGATGGTATTGGGCCTCTTA CGGAGTGTTTTTCGTGACATATTTGACTTTGTCTTGCTGCTCTGCACCGAG GAGACAATTTCCATGGAATTTGATCCTGCTCGCCATCTTT ACACTTGCTCTATCCTACATGACAGGGATGTTGTCCAG CTTCTACAACACCAAGTCAGTGGTTATGTGTTTGGGCATCACAACTGCAGTCTGTCTCCTGGTCACAATCTTGAGTTTCCAAACTAag GTTGACGTGACATCATATCAAGGTGTGCTCCTCATCTTCTGTATTGTCATGTTTATCTCTGGACTGGTGCTTGCTGCGGTTCTTCCATTTCAATAT GTACCTTGGTTGGATACTACCTATGCCGTTTTGGGAGCCATATTGTTCACCATG TTTTTGGCATTTGACACCCAGCTCCTCATGGGGAACAAACGCTACACCATCAGCCCAGAAGAGTATATTTTTGCTACACTCAACATCTACCTGGATATAGTCTATATATTCTCCTTCTTCCTCCAGATTTTTGGAACAAGACGCgagtaa